The Glycine max cultivar Williams 82 chromosome 12, Glycine_max_v4.0, whole genome shotgun sequence genome window below encodes:
- the LOC100779923 gene encoding uncharacterized protein LOC100779923 yields MAKNRNNKKKRNGVVSMDTTDASVSEQSQAMDTSESGVLNTASGATNMKMKQKGRPMKRSKNVRKMKAIAKALSANEKSIEKLSKNESKKSRVQSAKTLYE; encoded by the exons ATGGCGAAAAACAGGAAcaacaagaagaagagaaaCGGTGTCGTTTCAATGGATACCACCGACGCATCCGTTTCGGAACAATCTCAAG CAATGGATACATCAGAGTCAGGAGTTCTAAACACGGCTTCTGGTGCTACCAATAT GAAGATGAAGCAGAAAGGAAGGCCTATGAAGAGATCAAAAAATGTCCGAAAGATGAAAGCAATAGCAAAGGCTTTATCCGCTAATGAGAAGTCAATTGAGAAACTGTCGAAgaatgaaagcaaaaaaagtaGAGTACAATCTGCAAAAACACTCTATGAATGA